TCCCCGTTCACGGGGAGAAGGTGGCAGCAGCCGGATGAGGGGCAAACCGAAACGAGGGGAATACAATGAATTTCGCACTCACCGACGAACAGCAGATGATCGTGGACACGGTCCGCTCCTTCGTCGAAACGGAAATCTATCCGCATGAAAACGAGGTCGAGCGCACCGGCCATGTGCCGCCGGAACTCGGCCAGGAAATCGCGCGCAAGTGCAAGGAGATCGGTTTCTTCGGCTGCAACATGCCGGAAGAAGTCGGCGGCGCGGGTCTCGACCACACGTCCTTCACGCTGGTCGAGCGCGAGCTTGGCCGCGGCTCGATGGCGCTGACGGTCTTCTTCGGCCGCCCCTCCGGCATCCTGATGGCCTGCAACGACGAGCAGCGCGAACGCTATCTTCTGCCCGCCGTCAGCGGCGAGAAATTCGATGCGCTGGCCATGACCGAGCCGGACGCCGGCTCCGACGTGCGCGGCATGAAGTGCTTCGCCCGCAAGGACGGCGACGACTGGGTCGTCAACGGCACCAAGCACTTCATCAGCCACGCCAACATCGCCGATTTCGTCATCGTCTTCATCGCGACGGGCGAAGAAGACACGCCGCGCGGCAAGAAGAAGCTGATCACCTGCTTCCTCGTCGACCGCGGCACGCCCGGCTTCGAGATCCGCGAGGGCTACAATTCCGTCTCCCATCGCGGCTACAAGAACTGCATCCTCAATTTCGACGAATGCCGCCTGCCCTCCGCCCAGATCCTCGGCGAAGTGCACAAGGGCTTCGACATCGCCAACGACTGGCTCTACGCGACGCGCCTCACCGTCGCCGCCACCTCCGTTGGCCGCGCCCGCCGCGCCTTCGATTACGCCCTCAATTACGCGGCCGAACGCAAGCAGTTCGGCAAGCCGATCGGCGCGAACCAGGGCGTCTCCTTCAAGCTCGCCGACATGATCACCGAGATCGATGCCGCCGACCTCCTGACGCTGTCCGCAGCCTGGCGGCTCGACCAGGGCCTGCCATCGAACCGCGAGATCGCCTCGGCCAAGGTCTACGCCACGGAAATGCTCGCCCGCGTCACCGACGAGGCGATCCAGATCTTCGGCGGCATGGGCCTGATGGACGACCTGCCGCTCGCCCGCTTCTGGCGCGATGCCCGCGTCGAGCGCATCTGGGACGGCACATCGGAAATCCAGCGGCACATCATCAGCCGCGACCTGCTCAGGCCGCTGGGGGCGTAACCGGAAATGGTGCGTTCTCTCGACCGCCTCATCCGTCCGAAATCCATCGCCGTCTTCGGCGGCAAGGAAGCGCGGCGGGTCATCTATCAATGCGACAAGATGGGCTTTTCCGGCGATATCTGGCCGGTGCATCCGCGCGAGGACGAAATCCTCGGCCGCAAATGCTATCGCTCGGTCGCCGACCTTCCCGGTGCGCCGGACGCCTCCTTCGTCGGCGTCAACCGCGAGCTCACCATCGGCATCATCCGTGACCTCGCTGCGCGCGGCGCAGGCGGCGCGGTCTGCTACGCCTCCGGCTTCCGCGAAGCCGTCAGCGAGCTTGCCGATGGCGATGACCTGCAAAGGGCGCTGGTGGAAGCCGCCGGCGACATGCCGATCCTCGGCCCCAACTGCTACGGCTTCATCAACATGCTGGACGGCGCCCTGCTCTGGCCCGACCAGCACGGCATGCTGCGTATAGAAAAGGGCGTCGCCGTCCTCACGCAGTCCTCAAACATCGCCTGCAACGTCTCGATGCAGCAGCGCGGCCTGCCGCTCGCCTATATCCTGACCGCCGGCAACCAGGCGCAGACCGGCCTTGCCGATCTCGCCTGCG
This DNA window, taken from Shinella zoogloeoides, encodes the following:
- a CDS encoding acyl-CoA dehydrogenase family protein; its protein translation is MNFALTDEQQMIVDTVRSFVETEIYPHENEVERTGHVPPELGQEIARKCKEIGFFGCNMPEEVGGAGLDHTSFTLVERELGRGSMALTVFFGRPSGILMACNDEQRERYLLPAVSGEKFDALAMTEPDAGSDVRGMKCFARKDGDDWVVNGTKHFISHANIADFVIVFIATGEEDTPRGKKKLITCFLVDRGTPGFEIREGYNSVSHRGYKNCILNFDECRLPSAQILGEVHKGFDIANDWLYATRLTVAATSVGRARRAFDYALNYAAERKQFGKPIGANQGVSFKLADMITEIDAADLLTLSAAWRLDQGLPSNREIASAKVYATEMLARVTDEAIQIFGGMGLMDDLPLARFWRDARVERIWDGTSEIQRHIISRDLLRPLGA